A window from Myxosarcina sp. GI1 encodes these proteins:
- a CDS encoding CAP domain-containing protein, whose protein sequence is MSVNQVLDLTNAERTKAGLQPLKLNSQLABAAQDHSNDMAEDDFFSHTGIDGSDVGNRATDSGYQYSTVGENIAAGQTTAEEVVAGWMNSPDHRANILNPNYTEIGIGYEYAAEDTGAVNYNHYWTQVFGSPLNGNNSTSYVGENLDNLDNAPPETDNSLNFEESAMPDEDDLFGSNSMLTGTDDALDFSEDSTKAINSEADYSSNWYSFADGFDNFWFGGTGIDTERESEREQISELVEDIYVRDLLSDSKTFNTSFWLSAQES, encoded by the coding sequence ATGTCTGTAAACCAAGTTCTCGACCTGACCAATGCCGAACGTACCAAAGCAGGGTTACAACCCTTAAAACTCAATTCTCAATTAGCCRATGCCGCTCAAGACCATAGTAACGATATGGCAGAAGATGATTTTTTTAGTCATACAGGAATTGATGGCTCAGATGTAGGCAATCGCGCTACTGATAGTGGCTATCAATATTCGACTGTAGGCGAAAATATTGCTGCGGGACAAACCACCGCCGAAGAAGTGGTAGCAGGGTGGATGAATAGCCCCGATCATCGTGCYAACATCCTCAATCCCAACTATACAGAAATTGGGATTGGCTATGAATATGCAGCCGAAGATACGGGAGCGGTCAACTACAATCATTATTGGACGCAGGTTTTTGGTAGCCCTTTAAACGGCAATAATAGTACTAGTTATGTTGGAGAAAATTTAGATAATCTTGATAATGCTCCGCCAGAAACAGATAACTCTTTAAACTTTGAAGAATCAGCAATGCCAGATGAGGATGATTTGTTTGGTTCAAATTCAATGCTCACTGGTACTGATGATGCGCTCGATTTTTCCGAAGATAGTACTAAGGCAATAAACTCCGAGGCTGATTACAGTAGTAACTGGTATAGCTTTGCTGATGGCTTTGATAATTTTTGGTTTGGTGGTACGGGGATAGATACAGAGCGAGAGAGCGAGCGAGAACAAATCTCTGAACTCGTTGAAGATATATATGTTCGGGATCTTTTATCGGATTCTAAAACCTTCAATACTTCGTTTTGGTTATCGGCACAAGAAAGTTAA
- a CDS encoding response regulator transcription factor, whose product MKPPLIKVLIADDQRFFLEVIKSCIKSEDMDIVGSAIDGEQVLBAVRNKTPDVLILDLEMPKIDGYELIEKLSNYSNLKIVVFSAHEEKSYVTRAIRAGVHGYLSKLILDEGSELESTIRLVHRGYCAFNYKFLRQTLSLMNLADKTNTTAVNFVPQAKKRVRKRKLKPYLKKQLLNYPLWQKLKKVTSIKIEQISQIISRFNNFTRSFQFSIKLKFVHFVLFFCCTLSLTIFISTIVIALD is encoded by the coding sequence ATGAAACCACCTCTTATCAAAGTATTGATTGCCGACGATCAAAGATTTTTTCTAGAAGTAATAAAATCTTGTATTAAATCGGAAGATATGGATATAGTTGGCTCTGCTATTGATGGAGAGCAGGTTCTTRACGCAGTTAGAAATAAAACTCCCGATGTTTTAATTCTCGATTTGGAAATGCCGAAAATAGACGGGTATGAATTGATTGAAAAACTTTCAAACTATTCTAATTTGAAAATAGTTGTTTTCAGCGCACATGAGGAAAAAAGCTACGTTACGCGGGCTATTAGAGCGGGAGTGCATGGCTATCTTTCCAAACTCATACTCGACGAAGGGAGCGAGCTTGAATCTACAATTAGATTGGTTCATCGAGGCTATTGCGCGTTTAACTATAAGTTTTTGAGACAAACGTTATCGTTAATGAATTTGGCAGATAAAACTAATACTACTGCCGTAAATTTTGTACCGCAGGCTAAAAAACGAGTTCGTAAGAGAAAATTGAAACCTTACTTAAAGAAGCAACTATTAAATTATCCTCTTTGGCAGAAGCTAAAAAAAGTAACTTCAATAAAAATAGAGCAAATTAGCCAAATAATTAGCAGGTTTAATAATTTTACTCGTAGTTTTCAGTTTTCGATAAAACTCAAATTTGTTCATTTTGTCTTGTTTTTTTGCTGCACCCTATCTCTAACAATTTTTATCAGTACGATTGTTATCGCTCTCGATTAA
- a CDS encoding cellulose binding domain-containing protein encodes MNDIETNFSTSAEWYSGFTGKLDITNRSENLDGWTLEFEAPFEITEIWDAKILSKDGNKYVIGNLDYNKDLASGETETITFNADKVDGEIVAPENYALSSNEAEFSSAAENIKTNNNEDFPAAPTNFSTSAEWYSGFTGKLDVTNTSENLDGWTVEFEAPFEITEIWDAKIISKEGNKYVIGNLDYNKDLASGETETITFNANKVDGEIVALENYALSSNGAANEPVASENIPEPESSIDAGNYPSEDATNEPIASETTTIDNNENSRIEENTFVDDSIDTSSDNAKQEDYLDGSENDSDDSHLQVKGRFLYDANGDKVIMRGIENVVRYGEYQGSGEWNDPYENGSLIDGNGDCVDELAKTGANATRLIGGRPEEFENALEKAVDNNLWVSVGHVDFRDRKVIETIQDNEAYVTLHAQGEVVHEDENKWREDSIQAIKEIRSLGYKAPIEITAGFYGQRFEMILNQGKEILNADPFKNVVFVTQAYSEIENRGGVSANLDKLANFPAPVLVGASNFGIGTQNGYGNDSDTYKEVWDETYKRDLGSFYWAWSDAGYGDVVSSNRRFDGLTPVGDYIVNDSPANLSSHAPKTDFLLDADFK; translated from the coding sequence ATGAACGACATAGAAACCAATTTTTCTACTTCTGCCGAATGGTATTCGGGGTTTACAGGCAAGCTAGACATCACCAATAGGAGCGAAAATCTTGATGGTTGGACGCTAGAGTTTGAAGCTCCGTTTGAAATTACCGAAATTTGGGATGCCAAAATTCTTAGCAAGGATGGTAACAAATATGTCATTGGCAACCTCGACTACAACAAAGATTTAGCTAGTGGTGAAACCGAAACTATTACTTTTAACGCCGATAAAGTTGATGGCGAAATAGTCGCTCCCGAAAATTATGCTTTAAGTAGCAATGAAGCAGAATTTTCGTCAGCAGCAGAAAATATAAAAACAAATAATAATGAGGATTTCCCTGCCGCTCCTACCAATTTTTCTACTTCTGCCGAATGGTATTCTGGATTTACGGGCAAGCTCGATGTTACCAATACTAGTGAAAATCTCGATGGTTGGACGGTAGAGTTTGAAGCCCCGTTTGAAATTACCGAAATTTGGGATGCCAAAATTATCAGCAAAGAAGGCAATAAATATGTCATTGGCAATCTCGACTACAACAAAGATTTAGCTAGCGGTGAAACCGAAACTATTACCTTTAATGCCAATAAAGTTGATGGCGAAATAGTTGCTCTCGAAAATTATGCTTTAAGTAGTAATGGTGCGGCGAACGAACCCGTAGCCTCAGAAAATATTCCAGAGCCAGAGTCTTCTATTGATGCTGGAAATTATCCTTCTGAAGACGCGACGAATGAGCCTATTGCTTCAGAAACTACAACGATTGATAATAACGAAAATTCCCGTATCGAAGAAAACACGTTTGTTGACGACTCTATAGATACTTCATCCGACAATGCTAAACAAGAAGATTATCTCGACGGCTCGGAAAATGACTCGGATGACTCACACCTTCAGGTAAAAGGAAGATTTCTCTACGATGCCAATGGCGATAAGGTGATAATGAGAGGAATTGAAAATGTCGTTCGCTATGGTGAGTATCAGGGTTCGGGTGAATGGAATGACCCTTACGAAAATGGTTCGCTAATCGATGGCAATGGCGATTGTGTTGACGAACTCGCTAAAACGGGAGCTAATGCCACGCGCTTGATAGGTGGACGACCAGAAGAGTTTGAGAATGCCCTTGAAAAAGCAGTAGATAATAATCTTTGGGTTTCAGTAGGACACGTTGATTTTAGGGACAGAAAGGTCATAGAAACGATTCAAGATAACGAAGCTTACGTTACGCTTCACGCTCAGGGTGAAGTAGTTCATGAAGATGAAAATAAGTGGCGAGAAGATTCTATTCAAGCAATTAAAGAAATTAGATCCCTTGGATATAAAGCCCCAATTGAAATCACTGCTGGTTTTTATGGGCAAAGATTTGAAATGATTCTGAATCAAGGTAAGGAGATTTTAAATGCCGATCCCTTTAAAAATGTAGTTTTCGTAACCCAAGCCTATTCAGAGATTGAAAATAGGGGAGGAGTGAGTGCCAATCTCGATAAACTGGCAAACTTTCCCGCACCAGTTTTAGTGGGAGCGTCTAACTTCGGTATTGGGACGCAGAACGGCTACGGTAATGACTCCGATACTTACAAAGAAGTCTGGGATGAAACTTATAAAAGAGATCTTGGTAGCTTCTATTGGGCATGGTCGGATGCTGGATATGGTGATGTAGTCAGTTCCAATCGGAGATTTGATGGTCTTACACCCGTAGGCGACTACATAGTAAACGATAGCCCTGCTAACCTAAGCTCTCATGCTCCAAAAACCGACTTTCTTTTAGATGCAGATTTTAAATAA
- a CDS encoding response regulator transcription factor — translation MNEDKPPKIKVLIAEDQQVFRYGLEKAIEQSPAISIVGVVSNGREVLEQVEALMPDVAILDSVMPVMDGLETAKQLVEAYPNVKIIFVSASVEYERIASALKAGASGYLKKDSLEFDLIPAIMAVNRDNVYFSPEIVPIIQESNHSVEGKKSYFQQISLLSNEREQSWFETWELCLAKEIISKWRSESKLDTTAKKVLESLAITKLELKLIEIPNAIKFEGQLNTLPTKLKRVVGETQREYLRRNTYSGYSLRRAKQTIEEWFEETLQQITAKSSSLRITKVNELNALLAPYWQQASPEPLLVFLNELSKLLLALRQKYEQLRLKNLSEIDNAWRAFANLQNLVDERDSLIEQKELFEGAFRAIALGFESQLKVRVYEAIAQILNSLINSCQFYCDSAIKTNNLLQEVENSLLKELEPTLTTFDSKTEIEVWVGHRLNQWGSSLSLSPEVIREKLLSKIALARLDWDDRHWERETEPNFKL, via the coding sequence ATGAACGAGGATAAACCCCCAAAAATTAAGGTATTGATTGCCGAAGACCAGCAGGTGTTTCGGTATGGACTAGAGAAAGCGATCGAACAGTCACCAGCGATTTCCATAGTAGGTGTTGTTAGCAATGGCAGAGAGGTTTTAGAGCAAGTCGAAGCTTTGATGCCAGACGTAGCAATTTTAGATTCGGTTATGCCTGTTATGGATGGATTGGAAACTGCCAAGCAGTTAGTCGAAGCTTATCCCAACGTGAAAATAATTTTTGTAAGTGCCAGTGTGGAATACGAGCGAATAGCATCGGCATTAAAAGCTGGAGCTTCTGGATATCTTAAAAAGGATAGCCTTGAATTCGACCTGATACCAGCAATAATGGCGGTTAATCGAGACAATGTTTATTTTAGTCCTGAAATTGTCCCGATAATTCAAGAAAGCAACCATTCAGTCGAGGGAAAAAAATCTTATTTTCAGCAAATTTCATTACTGTCAAACGAACGAGAACAATCCTGGTTCGAGACTTGGGAGCTTTGTCTGGCTAAAGAAATAATCTCAAAATGGAGAAGCGAATCAAAACTTGACACTACAGCTAAAAAAGTTCTCGAATCTCTGGCAATTACCAAGCTCGAACTCAAACTGATTGAGATTCCCAATGCAATTAAGTTCGAGGGTCAATTAAATACCTTACCCACAAAACTCAAGAGAGTGGTCGGAGAAACCCAACGAGAATATTTAAGAAGAAATACTTATTCGGGATATTCACTTCGTAGAGCCAAGCAAACCATCGAAGAATGGTTTGAAGAAACCTTACAGCAGATAACTGCYAAATCTTCATCGCTGAGAATAACTAAAGTAAATGAGCTTAACGCCTTACTCGCTCCCTACTGGCAACAAGCAAGTCCAGAACCATTACTTGTTTTTTTAAACGAATTATCAAAGCTACTGTTAGCTTTAAGGCAAAAATACGAGCAGCTTAGATTAAAGAATTTGTCAGAAATTGACAATGCTTGGCGAGCTTTTGCCAATTTGCAAAATTTAGTAGACGAGCGAGATAGTTTAATCGAACAAAAAGAGCTTTTTGAGGGCGCGTTCAGGGCAATTGCTTTGGGATTCGAGTCTCAATTAAAAGTGCGAGTTTATGAAGCGATCGCGCAAATTTTGAATAGTTTAATTAATTCGTGCCAATTCTATTGCGATTCGGCAATAAAAACCAACAATCTCTTACAGGAGGTTGAAAATTCCTTATTAAAAGAGCTTGAGCCTACTTTAACTACTTTTGACTCGAAGACAGAAATAGAGGTCTGGGTCGGACATCGCTTGAATCAGTGGGGTTCGTCACTTTCGCTTTCTCCAGAAGTAATCAGGGAAAAATTGTTGTCAAAGATCGCTCTTGCCCGTCTCGATTGGGACGATCGGCATTGGGAACGAGAAACAGAGCCGAACTTTAAATTATAG
- a CDS encoding four helix bundle protein: MQNFTNLQVWRSAYADPTFSERRQSPDCAHAFTIDIYKITKDFPSEEKFGLTSQLRRASISIESNLAEGCGRNSDKEFARFVSIAQGSALHQAKLGKSSKTTTWARTPCARCQLILAKDLGYVSEDKFSLLEQKILEINRMLNAFERKLRAKS, from the coding sequence ATGCAAAACTTCACCAATTTACAAGTCTGGCGATCGGCATACGCCGATCCGACGTTCTCCGAACGGCGGCAGTCTCCAGACTGCGCTCATGCTTTTACTATAGACATCTATAAAATAACCAAGGATTTTCCTTCTGAAGAAAAGTTTGGTTTGACCAGTCAGCTACGGAGAGCTTCCATTTCGATTGAGTCAAATTTAGCAGAGGGGTGTGGCAGAAACAGTGATAAAGAATTTGCTCGGTTTGTTTCAATTGCTCAGGGAAGTGCATTGCACCAAGCAAAGCTTGGAAAGTCGTCGAAGACGACGACATGGGCGCGTACGCCCTGCGCTCGTTGCCAATTAATTTTGGCAAAAGATTTAGGTTATGTATCTGAAGACAAGTTTAGTCTTCTAGAGCAAAAAATTCTTGAAATAAATCGAATGTTAAATGCTTTCGAGCGAAAGCTAAGAGCTAAGAGCTAA
- a CDS encoding substrate-binding domain-containing protein: protein MPSTSSNSRQSLTSKTCSQCGTENLATADKCYICHTSLNERPKNKNYIKSYHQELLNFGGNYLRAFKKDLQKPSAWLGVVVFALAVTLWGNYFINSNRSEVELEQPRLQTYSTIERVNNVPQGLFSYGGGAFFAPLVAQGLNDAIADAHPEFQLRYTEPMTPYSSFSEGIRMLTDGEISFAFNGRPLTAEEYATAKARGISLKQVPIALDGVVVFANSGVGVSALSLDKVRDIFAGAITNWNQLGGIDLPVVPVLLSDEELEVLDVKEATETTQYATNNTQVLRKVIGTPGAISLASASLVANQKLIAPLDLAAPHSNNFVRPFINGEPNLEAFKYGTYPLTKRQFLVIREDDTLDEWAGYAYANILISRQGQGYVQDAGSVSIY from the coding sequence ATGCCCTCAACCAGCAGTAATAGCCGACAATCGCTAACATCGAAAACTTGTTCGCAGTGTGGGACGGAAAATCTAGCTACGGCTGACAAATGCTACATTTGCCATACTTCATTAAATGAGCGACCAAAAAATAAAAATTATATCAAATCTTATCATCAAGAATTACTTAATTTTGGTGGGAATTATCTAAGGGCGTTTAAAAAAGATCTGCAAAAACCTAGTGCCTGGTTGGGAGTGGTTGTTTTTGCCTTAGCTGTTACTCTCTGGGGCAATTACTTTATTAATTCTAACCGCTCTGAGGTGGAGTTAGAACAACCCAGGCTGCAAACTTACTCTACTATCGAACGAGTAAACAACGTTCCACAGGGTCTATTTAGTTATGGTGGAGGAGCGTTTTTTGCTCCTTTAGTAGCGCAGGGACTAAATGATGCGATCGCTGATGCCCACCCAGAATTTCAGTTGCGCTACACCGAACCAATGACTCCTTATTCTAGCTTCAGCGAAGGAATAAGAATGTTGACCGATGGTGAAATCAGCTTTGCTTTTAATGGTCGTCCCTTAACTGCTGAAGAATATGCCACAGCTAAAGCACGAGGAATAAGTTTAAAACAGGTTCCAATTGCTCTAGATGGAGTGGTTGTGTTTGCTAATAGTGGAGTTGGCGTTTCGGCTTTAAGTTTGGATAAAGTCAGAGATATTTTTGCAGGAGCGATTACTAACTGGAATCAGCTTGGTGGTATCGATTTACCAGTTGTTCCCGTCCTGCTTAGTGATGAAGAGTTAGAAGTTTTAGACGTTAAGGAGGCAACAGAAACTACTCAATACGCAACCAACAATACTCAAGTTTTGAGAAAAGTCATCGGAACTCCTGGAGCGATATCTCTGGCTTCAGCATCTTTAGTTGCCAATCAAAAATTGATTGCGCCTCTAGATTTAGCCGCTCCTCATTCAAATAATTTTGTCCGACCGTTTATTAATGGAGAACCAAATTTAGAAGCGTTTAAATACGGCACATATCCTCTAACTAAAAGACAATTTTTGGTAATTCGCGAAGACGACACTCTCGATGAATGGGCGGGTTATGCTTACGCCAATATTTTAATTTCCCGACAGGGACAGGGATACGTTCAAGATGCTGGTTCTGTTTCTATTTATTGA
- a CDS encoding ABC transporter substrate-binding protein, protein MTKLTKIIWFLAVVLLISFFATSYWQNSSSVSVTASTNSVANTPITIGYSNWAGWWIWAVAEEEGLFAKNGVDVKMLWYDSYLESLEALAAGQIDGNSQTLNDTISFAGNAVNGEVVVLVNDNSAGNDKIIVADRIERVEDLKGKDVAVEAGVVDDFLLTLALEKNGMKREDVNIVDIETGAAVEAFAAGQTDAVGAFPPFWLTALKREGARELVSSRDFPGSIPDLLVVSQKLVKEKPKEVGALIDTWFDTLDFIQQNSQRADAIMARRAGVNTEQLQLFKEGTKIFSVADNLKAFSKGNDMAHLNFAAEKITEFLENNLKALDKKPNFSKLFNSKFVDRYALNQQ, encoded by the coding sequence ATGACCAAGCTTACCAAAATCATTTGGTTTTTGGCAGTCGTACTGTTAATTAGCTTTTTTGCTACCAGTTATTGGCAAAACTCCTCATCAGTATCGGTTACAGCTTCAACTAATTCGGTTGCCAATACTCCCATTACTATCGGCTACAGCAATTGGGCTGGCTGGTGGATTTGGGCAGTAGCCGAAGAAGAAGGGTTGTTTGCCAAAAATGGTGTTGATGTAAAGATGCTGTGGTACGACAGTTATTTAGAATCGCTCGAAGCACTAGCCGCAGGACAAATAGACGGTAATTCTCAAACCCTTAACGACACCATTTCTTTTGCAGGTAATGCTGTAAACGGTGAAGTAGTAGTTTTGGTAAACGATAACTCCGCAGGTAACGACAAGATTATCGTCGCCGACCGAATCGAGCGCGTAGAGGATTTAAAAGGTAAAGACGTAGCTGTAGAAGCAGGTGTAGTTGACGATTTTTTATTAACTCTGGCATTAGAAAAAAACGGAATGAAGCGGGAGGATGTGAATATTGTAGATATCGAAACGGGGGCGGCGGTAGAAGCCTTTGCTGCGGGACAGACCGATGCGGTGGGAGCTTTTCCTCCCTTTTGGCTGACGGCACTAAAGCGTGAGGGAGCTAGGGAACTAGTCAGTTCTAGAGATTTTCCAGGTAGTATCCCCGATTTATTAGTGGTCAGTCAAAAGCTAGTTAAAGAAAAACCTAAAGAGGTGGGAGCTTTAATAGATACTTGGTTCGATACTTTAGATTTTATTCAGCAAAATTCTCAACGCGCCGATGCAATCATGGCTCGACGAGCGGGGGTAAATACAGAGCAACTACAGCTATTCAAAGAAGGAACGAAAATATTTTCCGTTGCCGATAATTTAAAAGCCTTTTCCAAGGGCAACGATATGGCGCATCTCAATTTTGCTGCCGAAAAAATTACCGAATTTCTAGAAAACAACCTCAAAGCTCTGGATAAAAAGCCCAATTTTTCCAAATTATTTAACTCTAAATTTGTAGATCGTTATGCCCTCAACCAGCAGTAA
- a CDS encoding plasmid replication protein, CyRepA1 family, with product MIKTQHLNELVDGSNIAPEIAALNFFSLQGYEPHERLFYGLPDSDRRNDGRIRDSWLKKYAHCESGGWWVSSVNLLSENLDEDDNFGQFKPNCPRTPTEYTKQGHFKKQKLIKYETPPKAEAGVIALRSKFLNSWKIARKLNEKAQEEWVQRFWEAIEQKAPEVKSWQTKSDFIRAEGVRGSKKLQFSEEQRYGDFEECRATNREAEKPAASCRKLQEACQRREYEEIDIILQQELRNRSTACEFKSKNSDSRGIERLISLVDRGFWKWVKENPEVPIIITEGGKKAASLLTAGYVVVALPGINMGYRTSKDEFGKKFGRPYLIPQLQRLARKNREFTFCFDRDSKPKTVRNVNAAIARTGRLLEKEGCKVSVVTWDFPDKGVDDLIVNRGVDAFQAAYNARVSLSTFKLRWETSLQKYDPLIVCEQYLNSNKITIPEAPRLIGLKSAKGTNKTGFIATTAVKEALDRGERVIVLTHRQALEKELAERFGVDCRSEIRTSDVGGALGYALCFDSLHPHANPSFNPDEWRGATIIIDEAEQAIWHLLDSSTCQSNRTAIIQCFKQLLVTAVATGGKVWLADADLTPIAIEYIRALIGFPIETWMLENEYQPSKRRKLIAYDGNDPSRMVVKLDGAIRQGEKVLIHCSGQKWKSKWGTSNLHSRYRKMFPNKKILVLDRETVADPEHPAYGCMGHLNDTLKDYDIVICSPVIETGVSIDLKGHFNSVWCIAWGNQPVDSVAQAIARLRDDVIRHVWLKSSAKNMTIGNGAISSKALKYSQHKLSQTHLMSLRSVDDEEFREPGEYRLTDYPSEETWAKRAALINLGKLNYRGAILNKLKEEGYEIEDLADLSKLQAKETEELADKIKAETNLKQKQKLEKELAAKMTTEEEAKQEIKQASDYQKEIRKENHRVYCEEVSAVEIPTDTELEHLKKKRAKTKIERLKERNGSLAKSYEVAVTAKLVERDDNGWYSQLRLNYYFTVGREHFLERDRRSLKSLAGENQKAFTPDINKRLIATQISAMEVLGIGQYLNYGLELTHKDLAEFEARCKAMRWDIKSILGVGINDRDKGVKILNRILKKLDHKFKSVGWTGTGNDRRRVYKLAPLAEDDNREEIFSKWLERDCALAERENLVTV from the coding sequence ATGATAAAGACTCAACATCTCAACGAACTGGTTGATGGCTCGAATATCGCTCCAGAGATAGCCGCTCTCAACTTCTTCTCACTTCAGGGTTACGAACCACACGAACGTCTTTTTTACGGATTGCCAGACAGCGATCGCCGTAATGATGGTAGAATAAGGGACAGTTGGCTGAAAAAATATGCCCACTGCGAATCAGGAGGTTGGTGGGTTTCGTCCGTAAATCTTCTCAGCGAAAATCTAGACGAAGACGATAACTTCGGACAATTTAAACCTAATTGTCCTAGAACACCAACCGAATATACCAAGCAGGGACATTTTAAAAAGCAGAAATTAATTAAGTATGAAACGCCGCCCAAAGCTGAGGCGGGTGTTATTGCCCTACGAAGTAAATTTTTAAATAGTTGGAAAATTGCTAGAAAATTAAATGAAAAAGCTCAAGAGGAATGGGTTCAAAGGTTTTGGGAAGCAATCGAGCAAAAAGCCCCTGAAGTTAAAAGTTGGCAAACGAAATCCGACTTTATTAGAGCCGAGGGAGTACGAGGCAGTAAAAAGCTTCAATTTTCCGAAGAACAGAGATACGGAGATTTTGAAGAATGTCGAGCGACAAACAGAGAAGCTGAAAAGCCAGCCGCAAGCTGTAGAAAACTTCAAGAAGCTTGTCAGAGAAGGGAATACGAAGAAATTGATATTATACTTCAACAAGAACTACGGAATAGATCGACAGCTTGCGAGTTCAAATCTAAAAATTCTGATAGCAGAGGAATTGAAAGACTTATCAGTCTAGTCGATCGAGGTTTTTGGAAGTGGGTTAAAGAAAACCCTGAAGTTCCAATTATTATTACAGAAGGAGGGAAGAAAGCTGCTTCGCTACTTACGGCGGGGTATGTGGTAGTCGCTCTCCCTGGTATCAACATGGGATATCGTACTTCCAAAGACGAATTCGGGAAGAAATTCGGTAGACCCTATCTGATTCCACAGCTTCAAAGATTAGCTCGGAAAAATAGAGAGTTTACCTTCTGTTTCGATCGAGACAGCAAACCCAAGACTGTTAGAAACGTCAACGCAGCAATCGCTCGAACTGGAAGATTACTTGAAAAAGAAGGTTGCAAGGTATCTGTAGTCACCTGGGATTTTCCCGATAAAGGTGTAGACGACCTAATTGTCAATCGTGGGGTAGATGCTTTTCAGGCGGCATATAATGCCCGTGTCAGCCTGTCTACTTTTAAACTGAGGTGGGAGACATCTTTACAAAAGTACGACCCTTTAATAGTCTGCGAGCAGTATTTAAACTCCAACAAAATAACCATACCCGAAGCTCCCCGTCTTATTGGCTTAAAGTCAGCTAAGGGTACTAACAAAACGGGATTTATAGCCACAACCGCCGTCAAAGAAGCCCTGGACAGAGGAGAAAGGGTAATCGTACTGACTCACCGACAGGCTTTAGAGAAAGAACTAGCCGAGCGATTTGGGGTAGACTGCCGTAGCGAAATTAGAACCAGCGATGTGGGGGGAGCTTTGGGCTATGCCTTATGTTTTGATTCGCTTCATCCCCACGCCAATCCGTCATTTAACCCCGATGAATGGCGCGGGGCGACAATTATCATTGACGAAGCCGAACAAGCGATTTGGCATCTGCTCGATAGTTCTACCTGCCAATCTAATCGAACGGCGATTATTCAGTGCTTTAAGCAGCTTTTGGTAACGGCGGTAGCAACGGGTGGTAAAGTCTGGCTAGCCGATGCCGATTTAACTCCAATTGCGATTGAGTACATTCGTGCCTTAATTGGTTTTCCCATTGAAACCTGGATGCTGGAAAATGAATACCAACCAAGCAAAAGGCGAAAATTAATCGCCTACGACGGTAACGATCCAAGCCGAATGGTAGTCAAACTGGACGGGGCGATAAGACAGGGTGAAAAAGTGCTAATTCACTGTTCGGGGCAAAAGTGGAAGTCTAAATGGGGGACGAGCAACCTACATTCGCGTTACCGTAAGATGTTCCCTAATAAGAAAATACTGGTCTTAGATCGAGAGACAGTAGCCGATCCCGAACATCCTGCCTACGGCTGTATGGGACATCTCAACGATACTCTCAAAGATTACGACATTGTAATTTGTTCCCCTGTAATCGAAACTGGTGTCAGCATCGATCTTAAGGGACACTTTAATTCTGTCTGGTGCATTGCCTGGGGCAATCAGCCCGTCGATAGTGTCGCTCAGGCGATCGCCAGACTGCGCGATGATGTAATTCGCCACGTCTGGTTGAAATCGTCGGCTAAGAATATGACCATTGGTAATGGGGCGATTAGTTCTAAAGCTTTAAAATATTCCCAACATAAACTAAGTCAGACGCACTTAATGAGTTTGCGTAGTGTTGACGACGAAGAATTTAGAGAACCTGGGGAGTATAGGCTTACAGATTATCCTTCCGAGGAAACTTGGGCTAAACGCGCTGCTTTAATTAATCTGGGCAAACTTAACTATCGGGGGGCAATTCTTAACAAACTTAAAGAAGAGGGCTACGAAATCGAAGATTTAGCCGATTTATCTAAATTACAAGCCAAAGAAACAGAGGAGCTTGCAGATAAGATAAAAGCAGAGACTAATCTAAAACAAAAACAGAAGCTTGAAAAAGAGCTTGCTGCAAAAATGACAACCGAGGAAGAAGCCAAGCAAGAAATTAAACAAGCCTCCGACTATCAAAAAGAGATTCGTAAAGAAAATCATCGAGTTTACTGCGAGGAAGTATCGGCAGTAGAAATTCCTACAGATACCGAGTTAGAACATCTGAAAAAGAAACGGGCTAAAACTAAAATCGAACGGCTCAAAGAGCGCAATGGTAGTTTAGCCAAGAGCTACGAAGTAGCAGTAACGGCGAAGCTGGTAGAGCGAGACGATAACGGTTGGTACTCTCAGCTACGGCTTAACTATTACTTTACTGTTGGTCGAGAGCATTTTCTAGAACGAGATCGCCGTTCGCTTAAATCCCTGGCAGGTGAGAATCAAAAAGCATTTACCCCCGACATCAACAAACGGTTAATCGCCACGCAAATTAGCGCGATGGAAGTCTTGGGAATTGGTCAGTATTTAAATTACGGTTTAGAACTGACTCACAAAGATTTAGCAGAATTTGAAGCTCGATGTAAAGCGATGCGGTGGGACATAAAATCAATCTTGGGCGTGGGAATCAATGACCGTGATAAGGGCGTAAAGATTCTCAACAGAATACTCAAGAAGCTCGACCACAAATTTAAATCTGTAGGCTGGACGGGGACGGGCAATGATAGGCGACGAGTTTATAAGCTAGCTCCCTTAGCTGAAGATGATAACCGCGAGGAAATCTTTAGTAAGTGGTTAGAACGCGATTGCGCCCTTGCCGAACGGGAAAACTTAGTTACCGTTTAA